From the genome of Deltaproteobacteria bacterium, one region includes:
- a CDS encoding type II/IV secretion system protein — translation EKDLLAYYSEQFGFPLLNLAQQSIHRTLLKYVPYHLAKKYNVIPVNLSEGTLTVVIPDPGLVSLLRGELQSKSLVLKFALAPKQQIEKAVIEHYQIHLLNSLGKEQVEVINTEERKNRTEGEEGNQNVEELASSVGAVAAVNSILEMAFVEKASDIHIEPQENFVRVRFRVDGLLEEKHILPVKMLLPIVSRMKIISGMNIAEKRAPQDGRISLKIRGNLLDCRASCYPTVFGEKVVIRLLSKGGLKKLEQLGMFPEDCERFKSWIKRPHGLLFVTGPTGSGKSTTLYSALQMLNSIDRNIMSIEDPVENEIAGVNQGQLNNKANMTFASAMRSMLRQDPDVIMVGEVRDPETAEMALRAALTGHLVLSTLHTNTAVGAVSRLINLGIPNYLLSAALVGVLGQRLVRKICIDCIEEYEDEEGEGQALGLAKGTKLFRGKGCSNCRETGFTSRVGIFELFTVTEELRKIIDSGGKDEHIAEAAKNYGYTYMIEDGRKKVTQGITTVSEVLRVTEAF, via the coding sequence GCGAAAAAGATCTGCTGGCTTATTATTCCGAGCAATTCGGTTTTCCCCTCTTGAATCTTGCCCAGCAAAGTATTCATCGAACTCTGCTCAAATATGTTCCTTATCATCTGGCCAAAAAATACAATGTGATTCCCGTGAACCTGAGTGAGGGGACATTAACGGTGGTGATTCCCGATCCTGGCTTGGTTTCTCTGTTACGCGGTGAACTTCAAAGCAAAAGTCTTGTTTTAAAATTTGCCCTGGCCCCCAAACAGCAAATTGAAAAGGCGGTGATTGAACACTATCAAATCCATCTGCTCAATTCGCTGGGCAAGGAACAGGTGGAGGTGATCAACACCGAAGAGCGAAAAAACAGGACCGAAGGGGAAGAGGGAAATCAGAATGTGGAAGAGCTGGCGTCTTCGGTGGGGGCAGTGGCGGCGGTGAATTCCATTCTGGAAATGGCCTTTGTGGAGAAGGCCAGCGACATTCACATTGAGCCCCAGGAAAATTTTGTTCGTGTCCGTTTTCGAGTGGATGGTCTGCTGGAAGAAAAACATATCCTGCCGGTCAAAATGCTTTTGCCCATTGTTTCCCGCATGAAAATTATTTCGGGGATGAATATCGCTGAAAAACGGGCCCCCCAGGATGGGCGCATCAGTCTTAAAATTCGGGGGAATCTGCTCGATTGCCGGGCTTCCTGCTATCCCACGGTCTTTGGCGAAAAAGTGGTGATTCGTCTTTTGTCCAAAGGGGGCCTGAAAAAACTGGAGCAGCTGGGAATGTTTCCCGAAGATTGTGAGCGCTTCAAATCGTGGATCAAACGTCCTCATGGCCTCCTGTTTGTGACAGGTCCCACGGGTTCTGGAAAATCGACCACCCTTTATTCTGCCCTGCAGATGCTCAATTCCATCGATCGGAATATCATGTCGATTGAAGACCCCGTCGAAAATGAAATTGCCGGAGTCAATCAGGGGCAGTTGAACAACAAGGCCAACATGACCTTTGCCTCCGCCATGCGCAGTATGTTGCGGCAGGATCCCGATGTCATCATGGTCGGCGAAGTACGCGATCCTGAAACCGCCGAGATGGCCCTGCGCGCGGCACTCACCGGGCATCTGGTGCTCTCCACACTGCATACCAATACGGCCGTGGGGGCGGTGTCCCGTTTAATCAATCTGGGCATCCCCAATTATCTTTTATCGGCCGCCCTCGTGGGAGTGTTGGGGCAAAGGCTGGTTCGAAAAATTTGCATCGATTGCATCGAGGAATACGAAGACGAAGAGGGGGAAGGTCAGGCCCTGGGACTTGCCAAAGGCACCAAATTGTTTCGGGGCAAGGGCTGTTCCAATTGCCGCGAAACCGGTTTTACTTCCCGGGTGGGAATCTTTGAATTGTTTACCGTCACCGAGGAACTTCGAAAAATAATTGATAGTGGTGGCAAAGACGAACACATCGCGGAGGCCGCAAAAAATTATGGCTATACCTATATGATTGAAGATGGTCGAAAAAAAGTGACGCAGGGAATTACCACGGTGAGTGAGGTGTTGCGGGTGACGGAGGCATTTTGA
- a CDS encoding type II secretion system F family protein — MIEMLYKAFDPQGTLLKGLVHGESEQEIFLTLRKRGLNIVELAPAGFSLELVQDRLKKLMNGVREEELIVFTRQFQTLFKAGLGIDALLSTLAKQAQNEILKEALVSIRDDIQSGLSLAKAFAKHPQIFDKLYISMLLAGEEAGILDQVLEELGLVLEKDNKLKHDVASATLYPKIIIGVMGIAFYVMMTFVIPKFSDFYGKFQAQLPLPTRILIAISDFCSSYWYIVLLILGTAGFLFGRYAASEKGRLQIDYFKLRMPVFGVLFQKIAMARFGHLFAALYKSGLPLVRSFEVLSQVIGNEAYAKEINEFRDGLLEGKTISEVMRNGKAFAPIMVETTAIGEQSGNLDTMLSAMAGHFDMEINHMTKNMTTLIEPILLCLMFGMVTLMALGIFLPMWNMSKAVTNH, encoded by the coding sequence ATGATAGAAATGCTCTACAAGGCTTTTGATCCTCAAGGCACCCTCCTCAAGGGGCTGGTGCATGGGGAAAGTGAACAAGAAATTTTTCTCACGCTACGCAAACGTGGGTTAAATATTGTGGAACTTGCTCCGGCCGGTTTCAGTCTGGAACTGGTTCAGGATCGCCTTAAAAAACTGATGAATGGGGTGAGGGAAGAAGAACTGATTGTCTTTACCCGCCAGTTTCAAACCCTCTTCAAGGCGGGGCTGGGGATTGACGCCCTGCTTTCTACCCTGGCCAAACAGGCACAAAACGAAATCCTCAAAGAGGCCCTCGTCAGTATTCGCGACGATATCCAAAGCGGTCTTTCGCTGGCCAAGGCCTTTGCCAAGCACCCGCAAATTTTTGACAAGCTCTATATCAGTATGCTGCTGGCCGGCGAAGAGGCCGGTATTCTGGATCAGGTGTTGGAAGAACTTGGCCTGGTGCTGGAAAAGGACAACAAGCTGAAGCACGATGTGGCCTCTGCCACGCTCTACCCCAAAATCATCATCGGGGTCATGGGCATCGCCTTTTATGTGATGATGACCTTTGTCATCCCAAAGTTCTCCGATTTTTATGGAAAGTTTCAGGCCCAGCTGCCTCTGCCCACGCGTATCCTCATCGCCATCAGCGATTTTTGCTCCAGCTATTGGTATATTGTTCTGTTGATTCTCGGAACCGCTGGCTTCCTGTTTGGACGTTATGCGGCGAGCGAGAAGGGCAGGTTGCAAATCGATTATTTCAAACTTCGCATGCCGGTATTTGGTGTGCTCTTTCAAAAGATAGCCATGGCACGCTTTGGGCATCTGTTTGCCGCCTTGTATAAAAGCGGTTTGCCTTTGGTGCGCAGCTTTGAGGTGCTTTCCCAGGTGATAGGCAATGAGGCTTACGCGAAAGAGATCAATGAATTTCGTGATGGCCTGCTCGAGGGAAAAACCATCTCCGAGGTGATGCGCAATGGAAAGGCCTTTGCGCCCATCATGGTAGAAACGACGGCCATTGGGGAGCAATCGGGCAATCTGGACACCATGCTTTCGGCCATGGCGGGGCACTTCGATATGGAAATCAATCACATGACCAAAAACATGACGACGCTGATCGAACCAATTTTACTCTGTTTAATGTTTGGTATGGTGACTCTGATGGCTTTGGGAATATTCCTCCCCATGTGGAATATGTCTAAAGCGGTTACGAATCATTAG
- a CDS encoding prepilin-type N-terminal cleavage/methylation domain-containing protein translates to MRGQTKKIQKKHKKGQKGFTMIELILVMTVLGILAVMALPTFYDLTSNAKTSARDGIIGGVKGGINMFRSNALSNGTTPVVPADLDTIAAYPTTCGNGVTPAGSAPCFGNVLQDTVTSNYWVKSAALTYTWAPTVGAAAAMTCTYDTVTGNFTCI, encoded by the coding sequence ATGAGAGGGCAAACAAAAAAGATTCAAAAGAAACACAAAAAAGGTCAAAAAGGTTTTACCATGATCGAATTGATTTTGGTCATGACCGTCCTGGGCATCCTGGCTGTGATGGCCTTGCCCACCTTTTATGACTTAACGTCTAACGCAAAAACCAGTGCGCGTGATGGAATCATCGGCGGTGTAAAGGGCGGTATCAACATGTTCCGTTCCAATGCCTTGTCCAATGGGACGACACCCGTTGTCCCCGCAGATCTGGATACGATCGCAGCCTATCCCACGACTTGCGGTAATGGGGTAACTCCTGCAGGCTCCGCACCCTGCTTTGGAAATGTTTTGCAAGATACGGTGACCTCCAATTACTGGGTGAAATCCGCAGCGCTCACCTATACCTGGGCTCCTACCGTAGGGGCTGCAGCGGCGATGACTTGTACCTATGACACAGTGACAGGTAATTTTACTTGTATCTAA
- a CDS encoding c-type cytochrome — MRKSVMIEIAALALALTFASAPSWAAGNAAGKKVFLDNKCNKCHAMKSEGISALPKEAGADEAEAGGAAKKDPPDLSKIDAAFLKTKATPEDSLKAWLKKEVDVNGAKHKKLFNGADADLASLVSFLLGK, encoded by the coding sequence ATGAGGAAGTCAGTAATGATCGAGATCGCAGCGCTTGCCTTGGCCCTGACCTTCGCGTCGGCGCCGAGTTGGGCCGCTGGAAATGCAGCTGGAAAAAAAGTCTTTTTAGACAACAAGTGCAATAAATGTCATGCAATGAAAAGTGAAGGGATCTCAGCCTTACCTAAAGAGGCCGGGGCTGACGAGGCTGAGGCAGGTGGGGCTGCGAAAAAAGATCCCCCCGATCTTTCAAAAATTGATGCTGCCTTCTTGAAAACGAAGGCTACACCGGAAGATTCCCTGAAGGCCTGGCTTAAAAAAGAGGTGGATGTAAACGGTGCAAAGCATAAGAAGCTCTTCAATGGAGCAGATGCAGATCTCGCTTCCCTGGTTTCGTTTCTGCTGGGAAAATAA
- a CDS encoding c-type cytochrome, translating into MRKSAMIEIAALALALAFVSTPSFAAGNAAGKKVFLDNKCNKCHAIKSEGIAALPKDAADADAGEKKEPADLSTIKPEFLKTKATPEDSLKAWLKKEVDVNGAKHKKVFNGADADLASLVSFLLGK; encoded by the coding sequence ATGAGAAAATCAGCAATGATCGAGATCGCAGCGTTAGCCTTGGCATTGGCCTTCGTGTCAACGCCCAGTTTTGCAGCTGGAAACGCGGCTGGAAAAAAAGTCTTTTTAGATAATAAGTGCAATAAATGTCATGCCATAAAGAGTGAAGGTATCGCAGCATTGCCCAAGGATGCTGCAGACGCGGATGCAGGCGAGAAAAAAGAACCCGCTGATCTTTCAACGATTAAGCCTGAGTTCTTGAAAACGAAAGCAACGCCTGAAGATTCTCTGAAGGCATGGCTTAAGAAAGAAGTGGATGTGAATGGTGCAAAGCACAAGAAGGTCTTCAACGGAGCAGATGCTGATCTCGCTTCCTTGGTTTCGTTTTTGTTAGGAAAATAA